A window of the Buteo buteo chromosome 8, bButBut1.hap1.1, whole genome shotgun sequence genome harbors these coding sequences:
- the RBM11 gene encoding splicing regulator RBM11 isoform X1, whose translation MSSPGRSEEAERTLFVGNLESRVREEILYELFLQAGPLTDVTMCKDKEGKTKSFGFVCFKHKESVPYAIALLNGIRLYGRPIKVQCRLGSSRSPELNSPTHGFENHTDLYSPLYRYQEPYGNPPFPVTPFPMNNSLPHEYSGFQKMMNHFLAQQYTVQSPMGQQFPYYQMTPPLPSNLSFSLYQNQAANFRSAQSSFELALPHSSDCEVHQVNKSTSKRKREEQSCDSDASIEDDKKKQRKHDQKYKKHKAKKKTH comes from the exons atGTCCTCGCCGGGGCGGTCCGAGGAGGCGGAGCGGACGCTGTTCGTGGGGAACCTGGAGAGCCGCGTGCGGGAGGAAATCCTCTACGAGCTCTTCCTGCAG GCTGGACCATTAACTGATGTGACGATGTGTAaggacaaagaaggaaaaactaaGTCTTTTGGATTTGTCTGCTTTAAGCACAAAGAATCAGTGCCTTATGCAATAGCTTTGCTGAATGGAATACGTTTGTATGGAAGGCCAATTAAAGTGCAGTGTCGGCTTG GGAGTTCTCGCTCACCAGAACTAAACAGCCCTACGCATGGTTTTGAGAACCATACTGACTTATATTCACCTTTGTATAG GTATCAAGAGCCTTATGGAAATCCTCCATTTCCTGTTACTCCTTTTCCAATGAACAATAGTTTACCTCATGAATACTCAGGCTTTCAAAAGATG ATGAACCATTTTTTAGCACAGCAGTACACAGTACAGAGTCCAATGGGTCAACAATTTCCTTACTATCAGATGACTCCACCACTGCCTTCAAATTTATCCTTTTCTCTCTATCAGAATCAAGCTGCAAATTTTAGATCTGCACAGAGTTCTTTTGAATTGGCCCTGCCACATTCAAGTGACTGTGAAGTGCACCAGGTGAATAAAAGCACCtctaaaagaaagagagaagagcaaAGTTGTGACAGTGACGCTAGTATTGAGgatgacaaaaagaaacaaagaaagcatGACCAAAAATACAAGAAGcacaaagccaagaaaaagaCGCATTAA
- the RBM11 gene encoding splicing regulator RBM11 isoform X3: MSSPGRSEEAERTLFVGNLESRVREEILYELFLQAGPLTDVTMCKDKEGKTKSFGFVCFKHKESVPYAIALLNGIRLYGRPIKVQCRLGSSRSPELNSPTHGFENHTDLYSPLYRYQEPYGNPPFPVTPFPMNNSLPHEYSGFQKMNQAANFRSAQSSFELALPHSSDCEVHQVNKSTSKRKREEQSCDSDASIEDDKKKQRKHDQKYKKHKAKKKTH, translated from the exons atGTCCTCGCCGGGGCGGTCCGAGGAGGCGGAGCGGACGCTGTTCGTGGGGAACCTGGAGAGCCGCGTGCGGGAGGAAATCCTCTACGAGCTCTTCCTGCAG GCTGGACCATTAACTGATGTGACGATGTGTAaggacaaagaaggaaaaactaaGTCTTTTGGATTTGTCTGCTTTAAGCACAAAGAATCAGTGCCTTATGCAATAGCTTTGCTGAATGGAATACGTTTGTATGGAAGGCCAATTAAAGTGCAGTGTCGGCTTG GGAGTTCTCGCTCACCAGAACTAAACAGCCCTACGCATGGTTTTGAGAACCATACTGACTTATATTCACCTTTGTATAG GTATCAAGAGCCTTATGGAAATCCTCCATTTCCTGTTACTCCTTTTCCAATGAACAATAGTTTACCTCATGAATACTCAGGCTTTCAAAAGATG AATCAAGCTGCAAATTTTAGATCTGCACAGAGTTCTTTTGAATTGGCCCTGCCACATTCAAGTGACTGTGAAGTGCACCAGGTGAATAAAAGCACCtctaaaagaaagagagaagagcaaAGTTGTGACAGTGACGCTAGTATTGAGgatgacaaaaagaaacaaagaaagcatGACCAAAAATACAAGAAGcacaaagccaagaaaaagaCGCATTAA
- the RBM11 gene encoding splicing regulator RBM11 isoform X2 translates to MAGPLTDVTMCKDKEGKTKSFGFVCFKHKESVPYAIALLNGIRLYGRPIKVQCRLGSSRSPELNSPTHGFENHTDLYSPLYRYQEPYGNPPFPVTPFPMNNSLPHEYSGFQKMMNHFLAQQYTVQSPMGQQFPYYQMTPPLPSNLSFSLYQNQAANFRSAQSSFELALPHSSDCEVHQVNKSTSKRKREEQSCDSDASIEDDKKKQRKHDQKYKKHKAKKKTH, encoded by the exons atg GCTGGACCATTAACTGATGTGACGATGTGTAaggacaaagaaggaaaaactaaGTCTTTTGGATTTGTCTGCTTTAAGCACAAAGAATCAGTGCCTTATGCAATAGCTTTGCTGAATGGAATACGTTTGTATGGAAGGCCAATTAAAGTGCAGTGTCGGCTTG GGAGTTCTCGCTCACCAGAACTAAACAGCCCTACGCATGGTTTTGAGAACCATACTGACTTATATTCACCTTTGTATAG GTATCAAGAGCCTTATGGAAATCCTCCATTTCCTGTTACTCCTTTTCCAATGAACAATAGTTTACCTCATGAATACTCAGGCTTTCAAAAGATG ATGAACCATTTTTTAGCACAGCAGTACACAGTACAGAGTCCAATGGGTCAACAATTTCCTTACTATCAGATGACTCCACCACTGCCTTCAAATTTATCCTTTTCTCTCTATCAGAATCAAGCTGCAAATTTTAGATCTGCACAGAGTTCTTTTGAATTGGCCCTGCCACATTCAAGTGACTGTGAAGTGCACCAGGTGAATAAAAGCACCtctaaaagaaagagagaagagcaaAGTTGTGACAGTGACGCTAGTATTGAGgatgacaaaaagaaacaaagaaagcatGACCAAAAATACAAGAAGcacaaagccaagaaaaagaCGCATTAA